In a single window of the Eshraghiella crossota genome:
- a CDS encoding ParA family protein, with product MGRIIAVANQKGGVGKTTTTINLSACLAEQGQKVLVIDVDPQGNTTSGLGIDKNNTENTVYELMLGEASIDDCIYKSVMDDLDVIPSNVNLAGAEIDLIDIDDREYILKKIVNSLKEKYDFILLDCPPSLSMLTVNAMTAANTVLVPIQCEYYALEGLSQLIRTINLVKQKLNPELEIEGVVFTMYDARTNLSLQVVENVKANLKQTVYKTIIPRNIRLAEAPSHGLPINLYDSKSAGAESYRLLAEEVIHRGEDEWQ from the coding sequence ATGGGAAGAATAATTGCAGTCGCCAACCAAAAAGGTGGCGTCGGAAAAACAACAACAACAATTAATTTGTCAGCATGTCTTGCAGAACAAGGCCAGAAAGTACTAGTAATAGATGTTGACCCACAGGGAAATACAACAAGCGGACTTGGAATTGACAAAAATAACACAGAAAATACTGTATATGAATTGATGCTCGGAGAAGCTTCAATAGATGATTGCATATATAAAAGTGTTATGGATGATTTGGATGTTATACCATCCAATGTTAATCTTGCAGGAGCTGAGATAGATCTTATTGATATAGATGACAGGGAATATATTTTAAAAAAAATAGTTAACTCCCTTAAAGAAAAATATGATTTTATACTTCTTGATTGCCCACCTTCCTTATCAATGCTTACAGTAAATGCAATGACTGCTGCTAATACTGTTCTTGTACCTATTCAATGCGAATATTATGCGTTGGAAGGATTATCACAATTAATCAGAACGATAAATCTTGTTAAACAGAAATTGAATCCCGAATTAGAAATAGAAGGCGTTGTATTTACAATGTATGATGCCAGAACTAATTTATCTCTGCAGGTTGTGGAAAATGTTAAAGCTAACCTTAAACAGACAGTATACAAAACAATAATTCCACGAAATATAAGACTTGCGGAAGCACCAAGCCATGGATTACCGATTAATTTGTATGATTCTAAATCAGCAGGAGCAGAAAGTTACAGATTATTAGCAGAAGAAGTTATCCATAGAGGAGAAGATGAATGGCAGTAA
- a CDS encoding LuxR C-terminal-related transcriptional regulator: MPINVFVAENHTLVRQGIISLLENECEVNVVGSAADGFECLSEVNKIKPNVVLIDINISGINGAKIIKLMKEHCFNVGTIIISDNDNAKKMSYVIREGCDGFISKDCDVEILKRAVYSVYEGKKYIQPELEKFLNINVTQEDDPEERIKNLTKREIEVLLLISKGYVNKDISNELKITERTVKNHVSSIFRKINVNDRTQAAVFAVKNSELFQNDGFM; this comes from the coding sequence ATGCCTATTAATGTATTTGTTGCTGAAAATCATACACTTGTGCGACAGGGAATCATTTCATTACTGGAAAATGAATGCGAAGTGAATGTCGTGGGAAGTGCGGCGGATGGTTTTGAATGTCTCAGTGAAGTAAATAAAATTAAACCGAATGTTGTACTGATTGATATTAATATATCAGGAATTAACGGAGCAAAAATTATAAAACTTATGAAAGAACATTGCTTTAATGTTGGTACGATAATAATAAGTGATAATGATAATGCTAAAAAAATGTCATACGTTATTAGAGAAGGTTGCGATGGCTTTATTTCAAAAGATTGTGATGTCGAGATATTAAAAAGAGCGGTATATTCTGTATATGAAGGAAAAAAATACATACAACCCGAACTTGAAAAATTTTTAAATATAAATGTTACACAGGAGGATGACCCTGAAGAAAGAATTAAAAATCTTACAAAAAGAGAAATTGAAGTATTATTATTGATTTCAAAAGGGTATGTTAATAAAGATATTTCTAATGAACTTAAAATTACAGAACGAACTGTGAAAAATCATGTGTCAAGTATTTTTAGAAAAATTAATGTTAATGATAGAACACAGGCTGCTGTTTTTGCGGTTAAAAATTCTGAATTATTTCAAAATGATGGTTTCATGTGA
- the rsmG gene encoding 16S rRNA (guanine(527)-N(7))-methyltransferase RsmG, with translation MVDFLKEYIQNIGIELNQDKINKLINYYELLIEKNKVMNLTAITEYKDVVIKHFADSLSIIKAVNMSEVTNIIDIGTGAGFPGMVLKIVFPDVKITLLDSLNKRVNFLNEVITELQLKDINAIHGRAEDYAHNDIYREKYDLCVSRAVANLSTLSEYCIPYVKVGGKFVSYKAGECEEEINSAKKAVNMLGGKIEEKIDFILPETDISRTFIVIGKLRNTSIKYPRKSGLPSKEPLK, from the coding sequence ATGGTTGATTTTTTAAAAGAATATATTCAGAATATTGGGATTGAATTAAATCAGGACAAGATTAATAAACTGATAAATTATTATGAATTACTTATAGAAAAAAATAAAGTAATGAACCTGACAGCAATTACCGAATACAAAGATGTAGTTATAAAACACTTTGCCGACAGTCTTTCAATTATTAAAGCTGTTAATATGTCAGAAGTTACTAATATAATTGACATCGGAACAGGCGCAGGTTTTCCGGGAATGGTATTAAAAATCGTATTTCCTGACGTGAAAATTACCCTGCTTGATTCACTTAATAAAAGAGTAAATTTCCTTAATGAAGTAATCACAGAATTACAGCTTAAAGATATAAATGCAATACATGGGAGAGCAGAAGATTATGCCCACAATGATATATACAGGGAAAAATATGATTTGTGTGTATCAAGGGCAGTTGCCAATCTTTCTACTTTAAGCGAGTATTGTATTCCTTATGTTAAGGTTGGAGGAAAGTTTGTATCTTATAAAGCCGGAGAATGTGAAGAAGAAATTAACAGTGCAAAAAAAGCTGTGAATATGCTTGGTGGCAAGATAGAAGAAAAAATTGATTTTATTTTACCGGAAACGGATATATCAAGAACTTTTATTGTTATCGGTAAATTAAGAAATACATCAATCAAATATCCGCGTAAATCGGGACTTCCGTCAAAAGAACCGTTAAAATAA
- the mnmG gene encoding tRNA uridine-5-carboxymethylaminomethyl(34) synthesis enzyme MnmG, translating to MNVVEEYDIAVVGAGHAGCEAALACARLGLETIMFTVSVESIALMPCNPNIGGSSKGHLVREIDALGGEMGVNIDKTFIQSKMLNQSKGPAVHSLRAQADKSEYSATMRKTLENTEHLTIRQAEVAELMAENGVIKGVKTFSGAEYYTKAVVLCTGTYLKARCIFGDISYYTGPNGLLAANYLSESMKKLGIEIVRFKTGTPARVDGRTIDFDKMEEQFGDKKIVPFSFTTDPESIQKEQRSCWLTYTNEDTHKIIRDNIDRSPLYSGVIHGTGPRYCPSIEDKVMRFKDKDRHQVFIEPEGNYTHEYYLGGMSSSLPEDVQYAMYKTVPGLEHAKIVRNAYAIEYDCINPNQLKSSLEFKNISGLFSGGQLNGSSGYEEAAAQGLIAGINAAMKVLNKEPFILDRSEAYIGVLIDDLVTKENKEPYRMMTSRAEYRLLLRQDNADIRLYKQGHRIGLLSDERYNKVVEKIKAIDNEIERLKNVSVGGSEKVNNLLIRYESTPLNNGASLAELIRRPELNYEILGEIDENRPQLDADVIEQVNINIKYEGYILREQKQVEHFKKLENKLIPADIDFDDISGLRIEAKQKLKNYSPRSIGQASRISGVSPADITVLLVYMEQHRRKDG from the coding sequence ATGAATGTTGTTGAAGAATATGATATAGCGGTAGTCGGAGCAGGTCATGCAGGATGTGAAGCTGCACTTGCCTGTGCAAGACTGGGACTTGAGACTATAATGTTTACGGTGAGTGTTGAAAGTATCGCACTTATGCCATGTAATCCGAATATCGGAGGAAGCTCTAAGGGACATCTTGTAAGGGAAATAGATGCACTTGGCGGAGAAATGGGTGTTAATATTGATAAGACATTTATACAGTCAAAAATGTTAAATCAATCAAAAGGACCTGCGGTTCATTCATTAAGAGCACAGGCTGATAAATCTGAATACAGTGCAACTATGAGAAAAACACTGGAGAATACAGAACATCTTACTATCAGACAGGCTGAAGTAGCTGAGCTTATGGCTGAAAACGGCGTTATTAAAGGTGTTAAAACTTTTTCGGGTGCCGAATATTATACAAAAGCAGTAGTCCTTTGTACGGGAACATATCTTAAAGCAAGATGTATTTTTGGCGATATAAGTTATTATACAGGCCCGAACGGGCTTCTTGCAGCCAATTATTTATCGGAATCCATGAAAAAACTGGGAATAGAAATTGTAAGGTTTAAAACAGGAACACCTGCCAGGGTTGACGGAAGAACCATTGATTTTGATAAAATGGAAGAACAGTTTGGGGATAAAAAGATAGTACCTTTTTCATTTACAACCGATCCTGAAAGTATCCAGAAAGAACAGCGTTCATGCTGGCTTACATACACCAACGAAGATACTCATAAAATCATAAGAGACAATATTGACAGGTCACCTCTTTATTCAGGTGTTATCCATGGAACCGGGCCAAGATATTGTCCATCCATTGAGGATAAGGTTATGAGGTTTAAGGATAAAGACAGACATCAGGTGTTTATTGAACCGGAGGGAAATTATACACATGAATATTATCTGGGAGGAATGTCAAGTTCTCTTCCGGAAGATGTACAGTATGCCATGTATAAGACGGTACCGGGACTTGAACATGCAAAAATAGTCAGAAATGCTTATGCAATAGAATATGACTGTATTAATCCTAACCAGTTAAAATCCTCACTTGAATTTAAGAATATATCAGGTCTTTTTTCCGGAGGCCAGTTAAACGGAAGTTCCGGATATGAAGAAGCAGCAGCACAGGGTCTTATCGCCGGAATTAATGCGGCAATGAAAGTCCTTAATAAAGAGCCGTTTATTCTTGACAGATCTGAAGCATATATCGGTGTATTGATTGATGATCTTGTAACAAAAGAAAATAAAGAACCCTACAGAATGATGACAAGCAGGGCGGAATACAGACTTTTGTTAAGACAGGATAATGCAGATATAAGACTTTATAAACAGGGACACAGAATAGGTCTTTTGTCCGATGAAAGATATAATAAAGTTGTTGAAAAAATTAAGGCAATCGACAACGAAATTGAAAGACTTAAAAATGTCAGTGTTGGCGGCAGTGAAAAGGTTAATAATCTCTTAATAAGATATGAGAGTACACCGCTTAATAATGGTGCATCTCTGGCAGAATTAATACGCCGTCCGGAATTAAATTATGAGATTCTCGGAGAAATTGATGAAAACAGACCACAACTTGATGCAGATGTTATAGAACAGGTAAACATCAACATTAAGTATGAGGGATATATTTTAAGAGAACAGAAACAGGTAGAACATTTTAAAAAACTTGAAAATAAACTTATACCTGCAGATATTGATTTCGATGATATCAGCGGTTTAAGAATTGAAGCAAAACAGAAATTAAAAAATTATTCACCAAGGTCTATCGGGCAGGCATCAAGAATATCGGGTGTATCTCCGGCAGATATAACGGTATTACTTGTATATATGGAGCAACATAGGAGAAAAGATGGTTGA
- the mnmE gene encoding tRNA uridine-5-carboxymethylaminomethyl(34) synthesis GTPase MnmE: MRETIAAIATGMGSGIGIIRISGEEAFSVIDKIFVPKKSKKKMSEVKSHTIHYGNIVFNNEIVDEVLVMVMAAPNTYTKEDTIEINCHGGSFVMKKVLEAVLKSGARPAEPGEFTKRAFLNGRIDLSQAEAVIDIINSKNKYALKNSINLLNGKLSEQIGNLRAEIIHNVAFIEAALDDPEHISLDNFGDKLENYVDKWVKTAEKLLITVDNGKLFTQGINTVILGKPNAGKSSILNILSGRERAIVTDIEGTTRDIIEEQINLNGITLNLIDTAGIRNTEDIVENIGVNKAKATAEDADLIMYVVDSSRKLDENDYEILKLIKNNKAVVLLNKSDLEPVITVDKMKELTNNRVFLVSAKENTGLEELTDYIVDMFTEGKIDFNDEVYISNERDKAALDNALESLRLVKRSINEGMPEDFYTIDLLNAYEELGKIIGESVEDDLVNEIFSKFCMGK, from the coding sequence ATGAGAGAAACAATTGCAGCTATTGCAACAGGAATGGGTTCGGGAATCGGAATAATAAGAATCAGCGGAGAAGAAGCATTTTCTGTTATTGACAAAATTTTTGTGCCTAAGAAGAGCAAAAAGAAAATGTCTGAAGTCAAATCCCATACTATTCATTATGGAAATATTGTTTTTAATAATGAAATAGTAGATGAAGTTCTTGTAATGGTAATGGCGGCTCCTAACACATATACAAAGGAAGATACCATAGAAATTAATTGCCATGGCGGTTCTTTTGTTATGAAAAAGGTTCTTGAAGCGGTACTTAAGTCAGGAGCCAGGCCTGCGGAACCGGGTGAATTTACAAAGCGGGCATTTTTAAATGGTAGAATTGATTTAAGCCAGGCAGAAGCAGTAATTGATATCATAAATTCAAAAAATAAATATGCTCTTAAAAACTCCATTAACCTCTTAAATGGTAAATTATCGGAACAGATAGGCAATCTTAGGGCAGAAATTATACACAATGTAGCATTTATTGAGGCTGCTTTAGATGATCCTGAGCACATTTCTCTTGATAATTTTGGGGATAAGTTGGAAAACTATGTGGATAAGTGGGTAAAAACAGCAGAAAAGCTGTTGATAACTGTGGATAACGGAAAGTTATTCACACAGGGCATCAATACCGTAATACTTGGGAAACCAAATGCGGGAAAATCAAGTATTTTAAATATTCTATCAGGTAGAGAAAGAGCTATTGTTACAGATATAGAAGGAACAACAAGGGATATTATAGAAGAACAGATTAACCTTAACGGAATAACTCTTAATCTCATTGATACCGCAGGAATAAGAAACACAGAAGATATTGTGGAAAACATAGGAGTTAATAAGGCAAAAGCAACGGCAGAAGATGCTGATTTAATTATGTATGTAGTTGACTCATCCAGAAAACTGGATGAAAATGATTATGAAATTCTTAAGCTGATAAAAAATAATAAGGCGGTTGTACTTTTAAACAAATCCGACCTTGAACCAGTCATAACTGTGGATAAGATGAAGGAATTAACGAATAACCGTGTATTTCTTGTTTCGGCAAAGGAAAATACCGGACTTGAAGAACTTACGGATTACATTGTGGATATGTTTACGGAAGGTAAGATAGATTTTAATGATGAAGTGTATATTTCCAATGAAAGAGATAAAGCAGCACTTGACAACGCATTAGAAAGTCTTAGACTTGTAAAGAGAAGTATTAATGAAGGAATGCCGGAAGATTTTTATACTATCGATTTACTTAATGCTTATGAAGAACTTGGTAAAATCATCGGTGAATCGGTGGAAGACGATCTTGTAAATGAAATATTCAGTAAATTTTGTATGGGAAAATAA